AGAGGCACTTTAAAAGTGGTGGCAAGTGGGATTCCAACTGGGGCTGTTAAAGGTTGCAGGACTGCTGGAGAGACAACCTTCATAACTGCTATAGCCTGAGTCCTTCCTTTGTAATCAAAAACTTCAACCTTGAACCTATGTGTTTGACCAATGGTGTCGATCAAAGTTTGTGGGACAGGCAGGCATCTCATGGTCAGGACCAAGATCACCATTAGCCTAACATTTAAAAGTTTAGTTAAGTTTAATGAGTTGGGAAGGATGACTAATGTAATGGCAAGCTACCTCAAAGTATTTATCAACCAATCCGGAGGCATGCTTTCCAGTTAGCTCACGGCCTGCATCACCAAGTAAAACGAACACAGCCTGGTCGTTATTGTCATAGACAGGGATCTTATCAAGATACCAGtgcataaaagaaaagaaatagcaATCCAAGCCAACGATTTATTGAATACTGAGCATTAAGTTCATTACTTTTTGACCTGGTTACGTTTTCATTGCTTCATTTAGAGCGCAAACGAAGAAGGGCCTTCTGTTGGCCTCTGTTTTGCAATCactgcaaaaaaaataataccaaGGAGAATCATGGTTAAACATCATCAATTGTCACTATGCACTCAAGAAAGCCTCCTGCATTTGTCAAAAACACAGGGATTTACATTGTTAAGTGATTTGGTTTTTGTGgctatatacatattttattttaccttgGCTGATCCTTGCTTGATATAAGCAAATATTTTTTCCAATTGTCACTGACCCAGTCAGCTCCTCCTATGCATTCACTTTCTTAGCAATCTCTGGGTTAGAATTCAACCTGACACAATATGCAAACCAAAAAGGGTTCTAACGTTAGCTGAACATGCACTTGTGGTCATACCAAATACAAACGAATAGGATATTAACATATTGCCTCATTAAATACTGACAATTGGAGTAGTCGATTGTGGGTTGAAGTCTTTGTCGATAAAAACACTGATGATGACATTGAGCTGAAGGCAAGGGTCCATGTTGTTTATGGGTCAGACATCAAAACGTGGAATCAgatgaaaaataatttcaaataaattatgaaaCACTGAATGTTTAGTGAAGCATTGAGCTGGTTAAATATTTACCACCGATACGATTTGGATTCACAGTCGCCACTAAAAGGATGACGGGAGTTGTCGACACTGGCCGTGAATTTGTAGAACACTGTTGCTGCATAGCTCTTTGCTTTTCGTTgagtagaaaaaaatataaagctcGTACCGTGGAGTACGATGTGATGGATGAACGCTTGGATCAGAGTGACCTGTCCGAAAACAAAAACGTCAGACCCGTtaataatataagttttttcttttatattgaGCATCTATTACAACCAATTTTTTCATTCGGCATTTTCGAATCATTGggtttttttattgatttttttttcacttataTCAGCATAGTAAAAATCTAGGCTTTATAGTTTTGgtataaaaatcatttatacaTTTACTAAACCAACCTGAAATTATACTTGAGAAGGTATACGATTTTGTCAAGTAATCTGCATAACTATGATAATTTTTACTGTAACTTTATCAATTGAAAATGAAATTGTGGAGGAAAACACTCAGACCTGTTCATCGATGATGAGCAGCTCTAAGCCAATAAGAGCTCCCCCTTTCGAACCGGTTCTGGCTTCCCAGAGATGGATCAAACAGAAGTATAATTCCAACGCCGATGGACCCGTTGAGATTACTATGACTCCCATTATCCAACGCCGTTTACATATAAAGCAACCGGAGACTTGCCGGAGGTTTGAAACAATTTCATGCCCATCAATTGTTTTTGGTGAACGGAGGTTGTAGAATTTGGTTTGGTAAAAAACTTCACCAGACAGATGGGTTTATGTAGTTGGAGAAAGAGAGGAAGTTGAAAGGATATCATTGCTCACACAGATAGGATTAAAGAAGAGGAATGAGTGATCAAAAGTGGAGAAACTGAAGAAAATTCAGAAAGTTGTAACGATGAAAAAGAAGCGAAAGAGACGGAGGAGGCTTGCGACGAAATTGGGTTAAAGGGCAATGGAGTTCATATGGGCCTGTATAGATTTATCTTAAGGGCCGtactaaattatttttgattggGTTTTGAGGACCAATAGAGATTAGTCTAGTTACTATGGGTTCAACCGAAATGTTTTAATGCAATTTTTTGATGGGTTCAATCGAAATGTTTTAGTGCAAATTTTGATTAACATGATTGACGTGGCAAAACAACACTTTTTCATTGGCAGATTTTTTTTAGGTGACGTGGACACTCTAACTACTCAGGATATTccctttttattattgttagataatatggtGAGTTTTGAGTGACGAAGTTCAATGAACGTCATACACACTTTTCAATTTAATACACATACTTTCTGTGGTGCTGAATAATATCAATtatctaacaaaataaaaataaaagaattttcttaatataaacaaatttaattcaaaagaataaaagccctttctcaaaaaacaaaaaaaaaacaaatcaaaagaaaattaattattgaCCGCGTATTTCATACGCTTTTTCAATATATCTTCATAGTTATCCACAATGTCTACCGTTGTCAATGatacatgaattttttttgaaccCTCTAATAGTTAATTTTCaacgttacaaaataaatttaaatgtttttctaaatttttgatttatcattgtaggaaaacatcaacTGAGGAAATAAATAGAAAGTTGCCATTGCATAACACAAGCATGCATGTTTCGAAATTacaatcaagaagaagaaaattcgAAAATCTCTTCGTCTATACAAAGTAAGAAGAACTCAGAAATTCAAGAGAAACGCGGCGTAGTTTGGAGCGCAAGATGATGAGACGTCGCTACGAGGCAAGGAAGAATCAGCTTGGCCACGGCTAGTGGGAGCCCGCACCCTTCGACGGCGACTTGTTGGTGGTAGAGGGAGGAGTGTGGCGGTGATGCGAGCTAGCGCCAACGTGTATTCTTCAAGCAACTCAGCGGCAATAGCTACTGTTATCATGACGATTTGAAGATTCTCTGATTATAATTTACTTGTTGATGTCTTGCTAAAGAAAATCTCTAGTAACCTTTTTTGTAATGTGCAGAAAAAGACAATGTGGTTTAGCTTTTAAGAGACGGTATGGTATTTATAGAGTATGGGCTCCGAAGCTGATGGTCATAAATTTTGGTAGGTTCTGGTTATAAATTATTGTAGCCGTCAGATCTACCGACTTCTattgaatttatttaattttgtttctacTTTTATCTTTAACTCTATTGTAGTTAGGGTCACATTATTTTCGCCAGAAATATCTCATACAAAAACGATGTATAAGAAATGGATGATAAcatgtttttttggtcaaaacatGTTATTTCCAAAAATTAAATGGTAGGTTTTAATGTATATGGAAAAACTATAATGATGTGCATGGGACATATATGTGACAAAGATGGTGGGATGGGCTGAAGTTACTAGAAGTATGAAGCTGGAATGGGCAAGAATGAGCGATTAAGAGTATGAATGTGACGTGTTGATTTGGGTAATGTAATCAGTATGTGAATACGTGACGCTTTTGGGAGATTCCAAATTTTGTTGGAACATCTTCCGGGTGCtaggggatatatatatatataattaaccaaGAAGGCATGAATATTTGAAGCTGCACTCTTACATTAGGACGATCAAAACATGGGAGCTAATATTTATTAAGGAATGTTTTATATTCACTAGTGGTCACTTCTTTTGGATGGTCTAGTGTAACCAAGATAATGCCAATGTTAGTCAAagtaaaactataaatatttgcTAATCTTAAATGtgttaattgttttatattcactAGTGGCCACTTCTTTTGGATGGTCTAATGTAACCAAGATAATGCCAATGTTAGTCAAagtaaaactataaatatttgcTAATAATTAGTCCAACGACTTGTATGATTGTAGACCCTAGGAAAATCAAAGACATCCTGCGTGGTGTACCAACCTAATGCTCATGATGTGATTTGTTTTTAGGAAAATAAcagatgatttttgtttttattatttttaatcacTACTTTGTAAAAGTAAAACGTGTACCTACgtatatcttattaaaatagaaatacatttaaagaatatttggaaacataaatagcagtaaaaaaatataatattatttgaaaatatagatatcaatatattaaacaaaaagagtaattagcttatgttattaagaaaaatttggAAGTCTATTATATTATGAGAAACTATATATCTGGATCagctttaaaatatacaaaaatggtCCAAGCTAACTATCTAAAAGATATATTTgtcaaaataatcataaaacaaaatttaaactttatgtacttatttcaaatcaaaatattaatttaaaattgatttatatcaaaattgattcaaaaatatatatattcaaaaaatgatttttactaaaatatttttcaataaccattataaaaaatgttttaaatatatataagaaaaatacaatacaaagtccAATTTCATACACCAACAtaaattatggttttatatttcacattaagtttaaaaaaatacaatatatatgatggtatgtataaaatacaattaattatatgagtacttatatgatggtacgtataaaataaattaattatatgatgatacatatatgatataacATAGTGACATGAAAAATACATAgcaacatattttgaaaaaaaataatatatagaatattatattatacttataaaaaacaaaacaacctttaatagaaaatatataatactgtCTACttacaacaaatatatatttatgtaaaagaTAAAGTaggcacgggtcaaaatctagtcaaAATGTAAGAGTGAAATCTGAAATTCTTATCGTAGCCGTAAGTTGAGAAGTCATGactttatttgtcatatttggCTACAAGAGAAACTTCAGCTCTAATTGTTGGCAAAGACACCGATTGGCACAAGCAACATCAACTAAGACTATATGAACCAAACTTCCTAGTTAACCaaaaatgaattaataaaaactaacaagtctattacaTAAACTCAGGGAGTTAATAACTTACAGTGCCCATGACTTGTTTttgattaattatattttctaagattTGGTATCATCATCAAATATTTGTATTGAGTTTTGTAAttattctaattaaaaataatggttTCCGAGTTGTTGGGAGACCGATGGACATAATATTTGtgcacaatttgttttttttacgaaCATATTTGATATTCTTGTAATGGTTGTGTTGGTGGATAGATAAGGGCCATTGGCTTTATCGAAAATCCTCTTACCCAATCCTTTCTTTTCAAATCATATCCTTATAGATTCTAGTGTCTCAAAGTCTCAAGTGATGAAAAATAACcttcaattattttcttaaccAATTATGGGTTAGTTCTAAACTATAATTTACAGAGCTTTAGTGTATGCTGCATCTTggaaaaaagttatatatatcgCATATTACTTTGTCTTCTGgtatatttatttaacaaatttgatatataaatgattaataatacaaaatacaattttatgaaaaCTGTAGACTTTATGGTAGTAACAAGAATACATGGAAGGTTTGCTTATGAATGATCAGACACAGCTGTAACACATTTAATATGTTCCTAAAATTACATATCTCATGCATGCTAACTCTCaactgaaaaagaagaagaaaacactcGTTAAATTTACTCTAATCTCCTCATTAGCTGTGGTTCAACTTTACTAATAAGCAGAGTAACAACCAAATTATTGAGTTTACGATCCGATTTTCTCAAAACTATAATGTAACCTTAAGTACGTTTCAGTGACATTCGTCCTTGCATCATCCACCGGGAAGAAACTGGTgtctaggcctgggcattcagGTCgccgggtcgggttcggatcgggtccTTTCGGATCCGAATCTTTCGGATCTAAGAGTTTAAGACCCGATAGAGTAATTTCAAATTCTCGATTCCGGGTCGGTTTGGATAGGGTCGGGTTTTAGATAGTTAGACCCATTCGGGTAATTAGAATTTATtgattcggattcggtttggtttcggatcgggttcggttcgggttcgatctaaagatctaaaaataaaaaaaaatatctgaaaatatttatatatccgaaaatattcaaaatttatattaaaatgtgtatatatactaAACTATGCAAGATACAACAACAATTTGTTGTTTTCTAGTGGTTGATCCCCATGTTCTCTAGACAAATAATCCGTTTTTGATTCTCCTTTaatgcattttatttaatttacattattaatttGGGTACACATCGGATTTCAGGTTTGGGTCGGGTCCAAGATCCGCGGGTCCTCTGCAACAAGATCCGATAGGGTAATTTGATCGGATCGGTTCTTATCCGAACCGGGTTTTTTCGAGTTGGTTTCCGGTCGGATCTTCGGATCCGGGTAAAATATCCAGGCCTACTGGTGTCAGTGGTGTTTTTGATTCGAGAGAGTTCTTAACCTAAAACAAGAAGATAACACATAGCTAGGAATCATGCGTTCTGGCCCAAAATTGTGGAGGAGATCTTGCAACTCTCTCGGTTTTCTTTTCTGCGTAACCCTTTCGTGGGCTTTCTGATCTACGGCCCATCTCATCGTATCGTCACGTCATCCAATAATAGTTCACGTGATCTGCATGACTAAATCCAATGCTTTTCGCCTAAGAATCAGTTTCACAATGTGTTTTCTTGTATATATTAAGCTGTtttggaaaaaagaaaaaaatagaaaccctTTAAAATTGAAAGGTTAAGAAGAAATAGACAAGGCAGGCTGGAAAAGCTGCCACGTTCGAGAAATTGAGATTTAcgtagcaaaagaaaaaaaggaacaCACCATGTGCGACCCACAAGGATCTCTAGTCATCGCTAGATTCTTCTGTCCCTCTAAAAATTCCAATTTCCATTacaaaataatactatatttcACAGGAATATAGAAAACGATCGTAACGCACCATCCGAACACACTCACTGTCACACACGCACATCCACGTATACTTTCATGAATTGAATAGATTCCGTATCGATCGTTTTTTCAGTTGCCATTACGTACATACCAagtgtaaaaactaaaaagtatCCATCGATAAATAAAGATACCAACCAccatttatacaaaattaaataatatataaatagtttacatTTTGCATCGTTacctattttatttattctttttacGTAATCAATTCccctaaatatatatatatatatcaattccgTGGATCATAAGAAACCAAGTTAAGAAATGCAACAAGCGTTAGGGTTCTCGTCGCTGAAAAGCTGCGGCGGAGGAACCCTTTCTATGACGTATGAAGGCTGATAATAATACATCATCCTCTTCATCCCTTCTTCTTCCCACACACGCATCTCTTCCGAAGCCTCCATCTCTTCTCCGTCACCGTCCTCTTCCTTTTCATCTCCCGCCTCCTTCTCCTCTCCTGTTTCTGCGGGTTCCTCACCGCCTTCACCGCTCTCCTCCTTCTTTTCTTCCTCCACCTCAGGTTTTTCAGGTTCCGGGTCGGGTTGGGGTACGATTCGGGCCTGCTTTTTGGTCCGACGGTAGACGTAGTCCACAAGTTTCTCTTCGTCCATCGTCCCAGTCACTATTACTTTTCCGTTGGTGTGCTCCGTTACAGTTGTTTGGACCCCTAAAAGCAAGAATATTAATCAGTTTAAATGAATTAAGTTACACCAATTTACCAAAGTATACAGAAGGAACCGTGCTACCCACGTATGGATTTCCATACAAACTGAATTTTAAGTTGACGCAGGGACATGAAAATCAAGAAAGACTACAAATTGAAATAGTATTGTGATATacgaaaacatatatatatatatatatatatatatcttgaaaacAGTGGGGAAGCgaatattaaaatacatttttgtatGTTATTGCCATTCATTGAAAACAATTAtaagtataaaaatatattgatccATATAACCAagcttaaaaaaaatcaaagtacccgTCCTacagaattttaatattttttcattaaacaGGAGTATGTTTGTTTTGACTAGATCCAGTATACGTAAATGCACACGTACCTctcattttaagaattttctTCTTTAGCTGGTCAGCACAAGCTTGACAGTGCATGTTGACGCTGAGCTCGACGGTGGTGAGGCCGGAGACTTGAGAGGTTATGACCGGTGGCAGCTGTTCTCCCTCGGCCGCCGGAAGCGGCGAGAGGACTTTGGCCATTCTTTTAGTCTTCTTCTTGATTTTGTTGCACACTGCTTGGGGATCCAACACTCCTTTCACCGTCACTTGGTTCTCATTCATGTCCATCACTACTTCTTCCACACCTATGCATTTTTACACAAATAAAGTAATTATTCATATAAGATATATAGGTACTTTAAAAAGTATAGATGCCGAGTTTCAAATCTTATTTTGGTTACAATTATTCTTTAGCTGAATCTATTTCTCCctctattaatatatttatacctCTAATTTTTAGTATAGATCTTTGGATCTTCTTAGCACATCCTACACAATGCAAGTCGACGTAGAGTATGAATGGTGGAGGCGGTGGTGGCGGCTGCGGCTCCTCCTCCACAGTTGGGTTTTCCTCCTCGGTCGCCGCTTGCTTCTCCTCCCCCACATCTTTCTTCTTATCCTCAGCGGAGGCGGGCTCTGGGACGGCCTCTGGAGCAGAGACTGCCTCCTTTTCCTCCTAATAATGAAAACATCAGttaccaattaataataaaaggtttttgttgcaaattaaaatattgttgaaTCTTACTTGTTTAACTTCTTCTCCCATTTCTACAATCACTGGATATTGGAAGATGAAATTGAAACGAAGAAGAGAGAGGGATGTTTTGAAGGATGAGTAGGGCAAGAGGgagtatttatatgaaagactaaaatataaaaagacgAAGGAAGAATTCGAATTATTGATGAATAATGAAGGTTATAGTATAAGGTAGGAATTAACAGAACATAAAGCATAAGAGGTTGATTCCATAGCACATGGCAGAGAACTAATCATCGAACATATATAGACACACCCCCTTCACCCTTgtaccttatatatatatttattctcaCATTCagttatgttttaattataactttttttacaAACAACTTATTCGACTTTTTTCGGTTTACTTTTTTTGTGAAAAGGTTTtgttttaccatttttttaagAGGGCTGTGAACAGATGTTGGTATGTTTTATAGACATATAAAGTGGGTGTTCTTTATCATTTCCGATTATccttctatatattaattgataagtcactttagtgatttttgCTTACGTGGTAATCATTGGTGAACTCTTACAAAATTATTAGAATTTGATTGATcgatgatattttatttttatttattttaattagatctaaAAAAAGTCTACAACCAATTAATATCACTTGCCAaataattacataatattacaaaaatgatttatggtaactaattgttgaaattatagaaagtgaaataaattgataattttaaatttaaaaaatacataaaataataaacgacAAACCAtttatataaatcaacattatgattttatattcttatataaaagtattatattttatataagttatcataataactattaacaTCTTTTAAAGTTCATATTatatgctttataaatcatctataaaaacatttatcaaattatttatcttggcttattgtatattttaaattattataagagtTTGTAAGTCATTTATAAGAGCTTAAAATCAAAGCTatatatcctactatatattaattgagaagttaTTTAAGAGATTTTTGGTTATGTGTCGATCATTTATGAAATCTTTAAGAACTGGTATAAATTGATTGtcgataatttttaatttcgatttatttttatttattttaattagatttaaaagaaaaaataagtcTATAAACAGTTAATATCACTTGCCAAACaatctacataatattacaaataattatttatggtaactaattgttgaaactatacaaagagtaataatgtttgatcaatttttatatatttataaactacataaaaatagtaaacaaatttatttattaaatcgatataatgattttatattcttatataaagccttatatttgcatataaagtattataataactattaatatctaataaaattcatacatgctttataaatcatctataaaaacataaatgcatttataaaattaattatcttggcttatcatatgttttaaaatatgataagaggttttaatttatttatacaagcttataaattaatttataaaatatatttttaaatttaattttatattaaatgataaatcacttaattgatttttttcttaggTGTCGATCATATATAGAAtatgagaaaaaatattataatttgattttttaatgggttttcaatttttatttattttatgagtaTGAAAATTAGTTCTAGAAATAATTTTAtcagtatccaaaacctaaatatattgcacaaaataatatatggtaattaaatatgttatttatacaatatatataatgcttcataaaatcatttttagcaATCAAGTATttctaaactatataaaaaatttcaaaatttttagtaTTATATACCTTTAAAACTTAagtagttttattaaaaactgaatcatgaatattatacataactaattttagtacaattatcaatacaaaatatcaaaaaatatttaaaatagtcatatttatcctttttaaaacaattcttcttagaataaatatttaacaaaaacacatattgataaaaatatattttaatttgaaaaattataataaatatattgttacaaAACATTTAAATCCGCGAAACCGCAGGCATCCACCTAATTGCTTTGTAAATGTAATCACACGTAATATTTAGTTGCACTTAGACTACTTTTTGGCatacaaatcaatttttttcttttttttttgctaaatcaatttttttcttcaacatgcggattcagtttttttaagttttgatatAGCGAACATCATCCTCATGGTTGCACATGCAAACGAACCACTAACACAACGaaggattcttttttttttttttttaatttttttcttcaacatgcggattcagtttttttaagttttgatatAGCGAACATCATCCTCATGGTTGCACATGCAAACGAACCACTAACACAACGAAGGATTCattataaaattcattcatGGGAGAAAGATATATTCTTGATAACgaggaaaataatatataagtaaaaataaccATGGGACAATAATTTTTGGCATCGAAAAGGACAATACTTTGCATCATACTCACCGACTTTAGTgattacattatatattaattattccTTCATTTGTTATATAGAGGGAATTTCTTTCGAAATTCCTACTTTAAAGTCTAATGTATCTAAGTCATAACCCAATGTCGTTAGAGAAAAGATGATTAGATGACTTGTCATCATCTCTACGACTCTCACACTCTACTTTtgactaatttttatttattaagagAATATTAGTTATACATTATAGAGGTTATAGCTTAAGGAAAATATTATGTTTCTATCTTTGTTAAATATTGGTGCTAATAAACCTTAGTTACTCGTTCGTATTCCTAAATTTAATAgaagtttcattaaaaaaataaactctaAGTATCTaaccttttatttttgtattagtGCGTCGTCGTCATTTGCCAGTATTATGTAATTAAGGAtattataaaatgttaaaagttATCATATACTCCTCTCTTtacttttgtttaattaatacttacatttttttttcgaaCTTTGCTTATTGCATATATTGCACAAACTACATAGTGAAATCAGTCAAATGCACTAAGATTGATCATATGTGGCTCTCCTATCTCCTACATTGGGTTGGGGAACAATAATTGAATCTGATTTACAGTGGTAGGGTTTATCTGTCAACTGCTAAAACAGTGCATTTGCCATAACATTCACTCATTCTGCACTTTCATTGTCGGCTCAATGATGATAAATTCTGTTTACAACATCATACGAGAAAACCGTAGAAGAACGACGTTACTGACAGTCGAAACTTTTTGTAAAGTTTTATGCACACtattatagtttttcttttttaccttacaattttattatagtttGAATTTTTGCGCAACACTGCGGcgcacataaataataaaaatttctcaggaattatgtttttttctcctTGTCCAAATATTTTCGAATAGTTTGAACTTTGAAGTGGATAGAGAAGACAAATCAAACTGTAGTTTTATTCATTGTATGGAACTATGCAAAGAATTTAATCTTGGTTCCTTAAAGCAGATTTGTAGATTTGATTTATTTCCTTTTAGAAGAAGCATCTAAATCCTTTACCTATAAGTTCGGTCAGTTCTATTACCGACACTATTAACAATCTAATCAGTAGAAAACTCATTAAACACTGTGTTTTATATTACAgtatatcattaaaattttacaaaccAAATATAATTTGGCATGGGTGCAGCGTGGGGtgcacaacaaattttgaaaaagaaat
This genomic interval from Brassica napus cultivar Da-Ae chromosome A6, Da-Ae, whole genome shotgun sequence contains the following:
- the LOC106351992 gene encoding uncharacterized protein LOC106351992; translated protein: MITVAIAAELLEEYTLALARITATLLPLPPTSRRRRVRAPTSRGQADSSLPRSDVSSSCAPNYAAFLLNF
- the LOC111199025 gene encoding heavy metal-associated isoprenylated plant protein 9, with product MGEEVKQEEKEAVSAPEAVPEPASAEDKKKDVGEEKQAATEEENPTVEEEPQPPPPPPPFILYVDLHCVGCAKKIQRSILKIRGVEEVVMDMNENQVTVKGVLDPQAVCNKIKKKTKRMAKVLSPLPAAEGEQLPPVITSQVSGLTTVELSVNMHCQACADQLKKKILKMRGVQTTVTEHTNGKVIVTGTMDEEKLVDYVYRRTKKQARIVPQPDPEPEKPEVEEEKKEESGEGGEEPAETGEEKEAGDEKEEDGDGEEMEASEEMRVWEEEGMKRMMYYYQPSYVIERVPPPQLFSDENPNACCIS